The Nicotiana tomentosiformis chromosome 2, ASM39032v3, whole genome shotgun sequence genome includes the window tttggctattttgtaaccaattatgcgatcgatatgcggtctacatattggttatgcgatcgcataccttgttctggagctccatttttgggtttttaaaacccgaccctatttcattaaatacactctttgggtcatttttgagacataatctgatattctagagtgagagagagtgccctagagtgagaaggtattcttcaataatttttctttaattcttgctcaagttttggaagattaagaagggaagctcactaggtcttcatcctagaggtaagattctacaccctaaaccctaatttcgaaattttcagaaaatgggtaactagcaagataatttttgggcatgatagttgtttattttacatgcatgtgttatcaaagggtgtaggaagattgttgagctaaaaatggtaaagcttGGGTTGTGGGAttatggaattctccataaaaggaccttggaaccttaatgcacacttagtgttttataaaatgctcaaatgggcTCGAACCATGAtcttcttcctaattttgattcaatttgttatatttctacaatagattgaagttgctaagaatttcggaacatttagagcgtaaggaagctcaagtgaggtatgttggctaaacttttctcttagaattgaatcccacgatattcatgtaaattatgtaagtcccgagtgatttattatgagactggccattccgagtaagattgggttgaaagatatatattcaacaagcattctaaatgctttattcatgttatgttatcaattgaggatgtgttaaaatacgggttgtgcattaataatgtttcgactttaagtcaagttcaaatgaaggctattatgccaaattttatgaaatatctctatgtgccttagactctaaattgctcacatgtgtactacacaccttgatttgagttgtatttgttgttgatgatgataatgatatttgaaattgataaggtgagcatgaaatactgaatatggccaatgtgccaagaatgaccttataattatggccattagttccaatgaaatgaaaagaagtgaaagtaatatgaaatgcgatgattgatataaaaatgttgatgtctcaaataagatagcctagccggtcAGGTCGTGATCgaacaccatgtcgcacacatggtggtgattgtgctggaaattataattgaaattgtgattatggTCGATgaccctaatggatagcctagccaatcgggtcgtgatcagactccgtgttaaagacggtggtattgatattgagagaaattgtggttgatgtctctactgagatagcctagccgatcgggtcatgatcggactccgtgctaagagtacggtggtactggttttgtgagtaatggtattgtgaatagcggtattggtatggtgaataatggtactggtattgtggacaatgtatatcgatactaaaaatctcccaatatgagatatggaaattaatttgaacactgtattgatcctaaattgaggtttgatgttgattaaggctttcattgacattatgataatcttgtttgtattatttgtcattctattgagaggatgtttagttatacatactagtgctattcgacggtactaacgtcctttttgccgggggcgctgcatctttcaatggatgcaggtggtgccacagcaggagatattgatcaatgatagcagtgcactttcttcccagctgacttgctgaaccccacttcatcccggggtcatgtatcttttgtactttatgtattcggtttgaggtatagccagggccttgttgccggcattatcattactcttctttatctatagaggctctgtagacataatgtgggttgtgtattggtgctagggaaagacaaactatgttatgttgtggatatattacttgtccatttgagactttataaatgatgaaactattggaaatgaattggtattgtagacatgaacacattttcatctaattaatgataatatgtaatatctctattcatggatgagtttgggtagaaagaaatctaacaggcttgctcagtcgggttcactcggttgaacgccagtcgcgctcctcagttttggggcgtgacaaacttggtattagagcctaaggttttaaagtgtcctaggatgtctcggagccgtgtctagtagagtccttattatcggtgtgttatcgaccacatctataattaggatgctacatgggaatttaggaataatacccttcttttatGTTCTTAATCGTGCGATGAAgcttgttgtaagattgttcctcctttaactcctgagttgctctaatttttagtacatggcgcctaagaagaaggcaagaactggccaaagagccaatgtcaccccaggagtgacagttgatcgtataattgatgatgcgggtgagcacccgaggagtgagaatattcctccagttactacactgtcTGACTCTACTACagctgatcagaccgcacctatccctacaccttctgaaggtgcaacagttcctccaacggatataccagttccacctccagttccaacTTCTGATTCTGGTgattctgatgttgatcttaggggagccatacagatgttggctcaaatagtggcttcccagacccagaggtcaaatgttgcacccatttcttctagtcagccaggggattctactggttccagggtgaacaggtttctccagttggatcctccagtgttcacgggtactaacccagaggaagatccccaggatttcattgatgaaatgcacaagactctcagagttatgcgtgctactgaaataGGAgggtggaattggcctcctaccgcctgaaagaggtggcatattcttggtttgaactatgggaggagtctcgtgaagaagggagctctccggcgaggtggagtgagtttgccgatgccttcattgatcatttcttgcctgacgagactaaggcagcccgtgctgctgagtttgagaacttgaggcaaggtagcctgagtgtgtgggattaccatatgagattcacgtacctgtctaaatatgctatttacatgctgcccactatggaggctagagttcgccgatttgtacagggccttagtaccttggtaattaatgaggccgctgcAGCAGCCTTGAATTCTTATATGAattatggaaagatggtggcattcgctcaagccacagagaccctcaaattaaggaacagaatagagcgagagggtagtaataaggcccggtctacgggcaactttggtggttattcaggtggtggcaagtcaacattcagaggagggtcgtcagggccatcacagtcttttgctcagtcttcagctagtgcaccgccatcagggcctagtcagcagcagcagtggagccgttcagtcagggcaacaggggatccaaTCAGTAGGGTCGTCATGGTTGTAtattccagcagcagaggaagcccccatgccctaggtgtggaaagatgcacctagaaatatgctacatggacttacccatatgctacggatgtggattgaggggtcacattcagagggattgtcgttcttCACGCCAGGGTAcgggcaggggcatggcacagccagccagttctgcagctactacatccgcagcacctcctcctgttcgaggcactccaacacccgcagggcgtggtgcagttAGGGGTAGAgcatagagttcgggaggatccagccgtttctatgctatgaggggtcgccagaattcagaggcttctccagatgttatcacaggtatattgattgtccaatctcatgaaatatatgctcttattgatcccggttccactttgtcatatgtcacaccttatgttgctatggaatttgggatagaaccagaacaactttatgagccATTCTTTATATCTgctctggttggtgagtctattttagccacgtgggtttatagggattgtgttgttacgctgcatggtcgggacaccgtggccgatcttattgaattgagaatggtcgattttgatgtgataatggggatggattggctttattcttgtttttccaagcttgattgccgaaccagaactgttaggttcgaatttccaaatgagccagttattgaatagaagggtgatgatgtagtgccaaagggtaagtttatttcttacctaaaggccacgaaaatgatcaacaagggatgtatttaccatttggtccgggttatggacattgatgctgaggcacctacacttgagtctgtgcctgttgtgaatgaattttcgggagtctttccggatgaattccctgggatcccaccagacagggagattgattttgggattgatgtgatgccagacacgcatcctatatctattccaccctacagaatggcaccgacagaattgaaagagctaaaggaataaTTCAGAGATTTgatagaaaagggttttatccggccaagtgtgtcgccttggggcgcacatgtcctttttgtaagaaagaaagatgggtcaatgagaatgtgtattgactatcgacagcttaataaggtaacagtcaaaaataagtacccactgccaaggatagatgacttgtttgatcaattgcaaggtgccaggtatttctccaaaatcgatttatgatttgggtatcaccaattaaagttcagggagcgggatattttgaaaacagcttttagaacccggtatgggcattttgagtttctagtaatgtcttttgggctaacaaatgctccagcagccttcatggatcttatgaatcgcgtttttaagccattcctcgactcatttgtgatagtgtttattgacgatattcttgtatattcacgaagtcaagaggaccatgctgaccatctcagggtagttctgcaaaccctgcatcagcacaaattatatgcaaagttttcaaaatgtgaattttggcttgagtcggtcatattcttgggtcatgttgtctctaatgaaggaattaaggttgatcctcagaaaattgcggCTTGTGAAGAATTGTCCAAGACCTATAACTCCAACAGAAAtttgcagtttcttaggcttagctggatattacagaaagtttgtggcgGGGTTTTcttctcttgcctctccattgactaaattgacgcagaaggcaattaagttccaatggtcagatgcttgtgaaaagagtttccaggtattgaaagcaagattgactacaacaccggtgttgactctaccagagggtatagatggatttgtggtatattgtgatgcttcaagaatcgggattgggtgtgtattaatacaacatgggaaggtgatagcatatgcttctaggcaactcaagaatcatgaaaagaactatccaacacatgatttagaacttgcagcagtggtatttgcattgaaaatttggcgtcattatttatatggggtccatgtggatatattcacggaccataagagccttcaatatattttcaaacagaaggactTGAATcttaggcagagaagatggcttgaattactcaaggattatgatattgatattttataccatccggggaaggctaatgttgtggcggatgctcttagccgaaaatctatgggtagcttagcacacttagaggcatatcaaatgccattggccaaagaagttcaccgattggctagtttgggagttcgtcttgcggactctagtaaaggaggggtaattgtgcaaaatagggccgaatcatcgcttttgtggaagtcaaagagaaacaatacaacgatccattgttggcaaaATTGAAAGagaggattcataaacataagaccatggccttttctcttggcatggatgatggtacactaaggtaccaagggcgactatgtgttccaaatgtggatggtctccgtgaaagaattttgactgaagctcacacctctaggtattctgtgcacccaggttctacaaaaatgtatcatgatcttaaggaagtctattggtggaatgatatgaagaggaatgtggcggactttgtggaaaTATTTcctaattgtcagcaagtgaaggccgaacaccaaaggcctggtgggttggcacaaaacatagaaattccaatatggaagtgggaaatgattaatatgggctttgtggtaggattaccgcgcacttcgcgcaagtttgactcaatttgggtgattgtggatcgactcacgaattCATCACACTTTTTGTCGATTAAGTCTACtgacacagcggagcagtatgctcagctgtatatcaaaaaaaatagtcaggttgcatggcaccccagtttccatcatttctgatcggggggcacaattcactgctaatttttggaagaaatttcagcaaggtttgggtactcaggtgaatcttagtacaacctttcacccgtagACTGACAGGCAggaagagcggactattcagacgcttgaggatatgttgtgtgcttgcgttctagactttaaaggtagttgggatgatcatttaccactcatagaatttgcctacaataatagctatcatgctagcattcaaatggcaccgttcaaggctttatatggtaggagatgtagatctcccattgggtggttcgaaattggggaagcagatttgatagggccaaaccttgtgcatcaggctatggaaaaagttaaaatcattaaggagcggttgaaaactgctcagagtcgtcagaaatcctattcggatgttcgtcgtagggatttggagttcaaagaagatgattgggtattcttgaaaatttcccccatgaagggtgtaatgcgatttggtaagaaagggaaattgagtccgaggtatgtcggaccgtacaaaatcattcagaggatcggtgaggtggcgtacaagcttgagttaccacctgaaatgtcattagtacacccggtgtttcatgtgtctatgttgaagaaagtagttggagattcgacactcattgttccggttgagactattgaggtaaatgagaaattgacttacgaagagattccgatttctattattgatcggcaagtccaaaaattgagaaataaagaaattgcctccgtgaaagtgttatggagaaaccaacaggttgaagaggctacttggtatccttatttgttttaatgaccatgtatttaaagttgtgatctaggaaaaaaaGATTATAAGACttattttttatgaattttgtatcatatgaacaattggcattaagggtgtttctttctggatatatattgcttatgagaccacatttgatgttgttttgtattatgttacgtcgttggaatacGAATATGTTGttaagatgtgtttctggggctctctcacaggtggataggcctagttacaagggaaactctggcaaaatatttggaaattttgggagttagacaaatttggggctgctcgaaagtggtatgaaacaaactgagttgcataagatgctaatgatggatttttaccctcattcgaggacgaatgatcctaagagggggagaatgtaacaccccggaaaattttgaagtacttaagtgtaaagcccgataaagtttgcaaagaaaataatgtttcatggtgtcggactaggctcggactttttgggttgaacaatacaccggaaagtaaaggaaactttttggCTGAAAAGTGCATTTTtacggtctattatgcgaccgcaaaaccactctgcggaccgcataatggccgcagagtgaggcagttaatttggtcagttggaagcaactatgcagtcgaatatgtgaccgcataactgttatgcggtgcattatgcgaccgcataatagttatgtggaccgcatacacaggcaattattttggctattttgtaactaaTTATGCGagcgatatgcggtccgcatatcggttatacgatcgcataccttgttctggagctccatttttgggtttttaaaacccgaccctatttcattaaatacaatctttgggccatttttgagacataatctaatattctagagtgagagagagtgccctagagtgagaaggtgttcttcaataaattttctttaattcttgctcaagttttggaagattaagaagggaagctcactaggtcttcatcctagaggtaagattctacaccctaaaccctaatttcgaaattttctgaaaatgggtaactagcaagataatttttgggcatgatagttgtttattttacatgcatgtgttatcaaagggtgtaggaagattgttgagctaaaaatagtaaaggttgggttgtggggtgatggaattctccataaaaggaccttggaaccttaatgcacacttagtgttttataaaatgctcaaatgagatcGAACCATaatcattttcctaattttgattcaatttgttatatttctacaatagattgaagttgctaagaattttgaAATAAAGTGATTAGTTACTTTAGAGACTGAAAATAAGTTAAATTTAAAGGCGGGTACTTACAAAACAACTTTAATTATATCACCTCCAGCTAAGTGACAATAACTCATTCCCTCTGGCGCACATCGACCAAATGGTCGATGTCACGATAGGATACGAACTACTTTGTCCATGGATGCCTTTCGGGGGTAAAATCAAATACTAATACACAGGGATGACAAAGACAACATTCATCACAAAATAGGGCATTTACTGTTATGAAGTCATGCCCTTCTGTCTTAAGAACGTGAAAGCCACCTATTAGAGACTTGTAAATAAGATTTTTGCCAGTCACCTAGGGAAAATTTTGAAAGTATGTATAGACGACATGCTTATTAAATCCCTAAAGGACGAACATCACCTAGATCACTTAGAACAAGTCTTCAATATTTTGTAGTAATATAACATGAAATTAAACCCAAAAATATGTGCCTTCACGTCTCCTCAAGAAAGTTCATCGGGTACATTGTTACCAAAAGTAGAACATAAGCCGACCCAATCAAATCAGGACTAAAAACAAATCTTGTCACCCTTGTCCGCAATGATGTGCAAACACTGAATGGAAGAATAATGGGCCTAAGTtgattcattttatatttttatgaaaAATGTCATACATTATTGGGTATTTTGAAAAAGAACGGGGACTTCTAGCGGTCAGACATATGTGAGAAAAACTTGCATCAACTAAAGCAGTACCTATCCAGTCTGCCTTTACTCACAAAGCCAAAAGATGGTGAGGATTTTATGTATACTTACCGTATCAGAAAGAGCCATAAGTGCAGTTCTAGTCTGAGAAGAACAGGGTACGCAATACTCTATCTACTATGTAAGTAGATCATTGGTAGATGCTAAGATGAGGTATCCACAACTTAAAAAACTAGCCATGGCACTCGTGATTGTGGCCCAGAAGCTATGCTTGTACTTGTAATGCCACCCTATCACCCTAATAACCACATTCCTGTGGCTAACTACATTGCATAAGCCCGAACCTTTGTGTAGGGCAGACAAATTGGCCATAAAACTTAGCAAATATGATATTACTTTTCAACCTAGGAAGGCAAtaaaatctcagatcttagcctaTTCTTTAGTTGACTTTAACATTGATATTTAGATCGAATCTGAACAAAACTGCTTAGCATAATTGGAAAGACTCATCAAGGAATCTTGACCTTACAAGTAGATATATCGGCTAACGTTAGGGTATCCAGACTTGGTATAGTCCTGCGGTCTCTTATTGCAGGATTAAACCTCGCTCGCAGCACGTGAATCCAACGACTATTAGTTCATAGGGATTTCTAAATGGTCGTACGATAGATTGAAAGATCTTAGCTGGTACAAGACATGGAAAAAACTCTTCCAAGAAGTAAAGTTCAAACAGGTAGCTTGAGAAAACAACCAGGAGGCCAATTCCCTCGCCAACCTGGGATCATTTATGCAGATTGATGACTTCAAAGTAATTCCAATCGTGCATTTTGATCATCTTGGCATCAACATCTAGGTTAGTAATACTAATAATACAAGCTTGACATAGGATTGGAGAAAACCCATCTTTAGTTATTTGAGCGAAGTAACACTCTCCAAAAATAAGAAAGAGGCCTAGAGCCTCAAAACGAAAGGAGCCAGGATCGACATTTTGGAAAATACGCTATAGAGATGATCTTTTGTCAGTTCAATGCTCAGatgcatcaaaacacaacacaCAACGTATGTCATGGTAAAAAAAAAGTACAAGCTTGGAGCGTGTCCCAGACCGGTCTAAATGTCACACCCTGAACCTGGCCTTGACGTAACACGGCACCCGGTGCCTGAGTACATATGACCGAGCGAACTAACTGGCtgactgaatcaacatgtgatatcataacatactgcaTACgaaagataaactaacacattcTGATATATTAAAAGTCTGAATTATATAAACCAATGTGCGAAAACACTAACATAAGTTTGAAATATATTTGTAGCTAACATTACTTAGCATGAAAAGCATGTGACTCTatctaactgttactctagtaTATGAAGTATCTAATGAAATACTAAAAACATTAACTGTCTGTAAATACTGGAAGACTgtaaagtaatgataatgccccgaaagaactggggctcaccaaatagcaGGTACGAGAATCGTAGCactctgaatcgtcaacctgaaaatcattacctgcatcgtgagatgcaggccccAGGCGAAAGAGatgtcagtacatttgaattgcacgggtatgtaaagcaactggaagaaagaactgtaaatgctgaaactgaaactgagATGATAACTaaaactgaacaaaggaagtacgaatatgaatactccctcttctgaatgatgaaccacctgtttatctgaataaactacggcctggagcccaatatatatgtgcacaatcTACGACTTCAGACCCAAGTATATGTATAAATAACTACGGCCTCGGGCCCAAAAATGCATAAATCATAAAcaacggcctcaggcccaaacatgcataaagcataaactacggcctcatggccaaacatgcataaagcataaactacggcctcagacccaaatacaggtgttcaacattcaaggatttaaaatcaggaactgagaatcatattgCAATACATGATACTAAAAAactgaatcatattgagttacatgatactgaaatgccgaatagaactagactgagacatgtattcatgaactgattatgaaaactaaaacttcaactgtttatgacatgttgagtaatctagactgagactcatgggcatcaaacccaagtatatattgattacgcactgagctcacaaggttcagaatgaaagtcatgaacgagttacgaagctagagaatagaagttctgcaactattcaaggacttaagcttaactatatttctgaggcaaCTAGTAACATCataaaagaaacgtagtgtagggagaatcattaacattcccaaacatagagagttagcctcacataccttgacgCTGGCTCTTTTAAGCGTATCATAATGTACGTCGCCTCTTTCAATGATAATCTATGgaatatatatcaagaggaactAATATTAGCACTACGA containing:
- the LOC138905928 gene encoding uncharacterized protein, with amino-acid sequence MISVVEVDEQLLDMSEEKLLRVLCEHKRAIGWTMLLEKDVPFKFYDACMKAFEELKGRLVTAPIIIGPDWAQSFELIYDATDQTAPIPTPSEGATVPPTDIPVPPPVPTSDSGDSDVDLRGAIQMLAQIVASQTQRSNAEAPTLESVPVVNEFSGVFPDEFPGLTNAPAAFMDLMNRVFKPFLDSFVIVFIDDILGIDGFVVYCDASRIGIGCVLIQHGKVIAYASRQLKNHEKNYPTHDLELAAVVFALKIWRHYLYGVHVDIFTDHKSLQYIFKQKDLNLRQRRWLELLKDYDIDILYHPGKANVVADALSRKSMGSLA